A stretch of the Ostrea edulis chromosome 9, xbOstEdul1.1, whole genome shotgun sequence genome encodes the following:
- the LOC125659169 gene encoding monocarboxylate transporter 13-like isoform X3, whose amino-acid sequence MSVEFLIFTLSIVFGCGSGFLFPPMLVILGKYFKKRRGFANGLTMAGACLGGLAYPLFIRFCIDEYGVRGALFLVAGVYMHILIAASLLTPPEQYRAKKTGNLPERETLLHSPIVKNTDNLKFIKETGIISTSLPNIRATQEPVKKRRTVTISEDEHVSTSKEHKTASFSQYLSNISLMSISSVDLRFKKSAKNVNNKSMKWYDYIKNMDFSVLKQTEFTLFLVSFCFSVIPAIFYVYLPAFARERGITDREILILVCLAGFMDFLGRVSWGYLSDNPRIRTSHIIVSTMLITGTISQMTRLLHSFWSFCLFIILYGLFAGSPFALFSHMTIQIVGIEKFPTAYAFLILAQTCTFATTIPFAGYLRDMTGSYFAPCHYIGTNALLSALLFLLEPLAQRRDSEIRIKLESTISHNGNKTIDKQTTNTKN is encoded by the exons ATGAGCGTGGAATTCCTCATCTTCACTCTCAGCATTGTCTTTG GTTGTGGTTCAGGATTCCTGTTTCCGCCAATGTTAGTGATTCttgggaaatattttaaaaagaggCGAGGATTTGCAAATGGTCTGACTATGGCGGGGGCATGTCTAGGAGGATTGGCGTATCCATTGTTTATACGGTTCTGCATAGACGAGTATGGGGTCCGAGGGGCACTGTTTTTAGTGGCTGGCGTGtatatgcatatattgattGCTGCAAGCCTACTTACTCCTCCAGAACAATATAGAGCGAAGAAAACTGGCAATCTTCCTGAAAGGGAAACTCTTCTACATTCACCAATAGTTAAGAACACAGACAACCTAAAGTTTATAAAAGAGACAGGCATCATTTCGACGTCACTTCCTAATATTCGAGCAACCCAAGAACCAGTCAAAAAGAGACGAACGGTGACAATTTCAGAGGATGAACATGTGTCAACGTCGAAAGAACACAAAACTGCTTCTTTTTCTCAATATCTTAGTAACATTAGCTTAATGTCTATATCTTCAGTGGATCTTAGGTTTAAAAAATCAGCGAAAAACGTTAACAACAAAAGCATGAAGTGGTATGACTACATAAAGAATATGGATTTTTCAGTTCTAAAACAAACCGAGTTCACCCTGTTTTTAGTCAGCTTTTGCTTCTCTGTAATCCCCGCCATTTTTTACGTGTACCTACCTGCATTTGCTCGAGAGAGGGGTATCACAGACAGAGAGATTCTTATATTAGTGTGCCTTGCAGGTTTCATGGATTTTTTAGGACGAGTTTCTTGGGGCTATTTGTCTGACAATCCTCGTATCCGTACTTCTCACATCATTGTTTCAACCATGCTTATTACTGGTACAATATCGCAAATGACTCGCCTCCTACATTCGTTTTGGAGTTTCTGTTTATTTATTATACTGTATGGATTGTTTGCGGGATCTCCATTTGCACTTTTCTCTCATATGACGATCCAAATAGTCGGGATCGAGAAATTTCCAACTGCGTATGCATTTTTGATTTTAGCTCAAACATGCACCTTTGCAACGACCATTCCATTTGCAG GATATCTTAGAGATATGACTGGAAGCTATTTTGCTCCTTGCCATTATATCGGAACCAATGCCCTCCTATCGGCTCTGCTGTTTTTATTGGAACCTTTGGCACAAAGAAGGGATTCTGAGATCAGGATCAAGCTAGAATCCACGATATCTCACAATGGTAACAAGACAATCGATAAACAAACGACTAACACCAAGAACTAA
- the LOC125659169 gene encoding monocarboxylate transporter 12-like isoform X1 → MDTDSLGNPVDRGWSWVILGACSVISFLHIGSIKAFGLFFVEFLEIFDASVSVTSLISSLQNVFFAIVALPVLSIGINFWSSRCLCLIGAILCTSAYALSAFAMSVEFLIFTLSIVFGCGSGFLFPPMLVILGKYFKKRRGFANGLTMAGACLGGLAYPLFIRFCIDEYGVRGALFLVAGVYMHILIAASLLTPPEQYRAKKTGNLPERETLLHSPIVKNTDNLKFIKETGIISTSLPNIRATQEPVKKRRTVTISEDEHVSTSKEHKTASFSQYLSNISLMSISSVDLRFKKSAKNVNNKSMKWYDYIKNMDFSVLKQTEFTLFLVSFCFSVIPAIFYVYLPAFARERGITDREILILVCLAGFMDFLGRVSWGYLSDNPRIRTSHIIVSTMLITGTISQMTRLLHSFWSFCLFIILYGLFAGSPFALFSHMTIQIVGIEKFPTAYAFLILAQTCTFATTIPFAGYLRDMTGSYFAPCHYIGTNALLSALLFLLEPLAQRRDSEIRIKLESTISHNGNKTIDKQTTNTKN, encoded by the exons ATGGACACAGATAGTCTTGGAAATCCAGTGGATCGAGGCTGGTCCTGGGTGATTTTAGGAG CATGTTCTGTAATTTCCTTTCTGCACATCGGATCAATCAAGGCCTTTGGGCTGTTCTTTGTTGAATTTTTGGAGATATTTGATGCAAGTGTTTCTGTGACATCACTAATATCATCCCTTCAGAACGTGTTTTTTGCCATAGTAG CCCTTCCTGTTTTATCCATAGGAATAAACTTCTGGTCTTCGCGGTGTCTCTGTCTGATTGGCGCCATTCTTTGTACGTCTGCCTATGCTTTAAGTGCGTTCGCGATGAGCGTGGAATTCCTCATCTTCACTCTCAGCATTGTCTTTG GTTGTGGTTCAGGATTCCTGTTTCCGCCAATGTTAGTGATTCttgggaaatattttaaaaagaggCGAGGATTTGCAAATGGTCTGACTATGGCGGGGGCATGTCTAGGAGGATTGGCGTATCCATTGTTTATACGGTTCTGCATAGACGAGTATGGGGTCCGAGGGGCACTGTTTTTAGTGGCTGGCGTGtatatgcatatattgattGCTGCAAGCCTACTTACTCCTCCAGAACAATATAGAGCGAAGAAAACTGGCAATCTTCCTGAAAGGGAAACTCTTCTACATTCACCAATAGTTAAGAACACAGACAACCTAAAGTTTATAAAAGAGACAGGCATCATTTCGACGTCACTTCCTAATATTCGAGCAACCCAAGAACCAGTCAAAAAGAGACGAACGGTGACAATTTCAGAGGATGAACATGTGTCAACGTCGAAAGAACACAAAACTGCTTCTTTTTCTCAATATCTTAGTAACATTAGCTTAATGTCTATATCTTCAGTGGATCTTAGGTTTAAAAAATCAGCGAAAAACGTTAACAACAAAAGCATGAAGTGGTATGACTACATAAAGAATATGGATTTTTCAGTTCTAAAACAAACCGAGTTCACCCTGTTTTTAGTCAGCTTTTGCTTCTCTGTAATCCCCGCCATTTTTTACGTGTACCTACCTGCATTTGCTCGAGAGAGGGGTATCACAGACAGAGAGATTCTTATATTAGTGTGCCTTGCAGGTTTCATGGATTTTTTAGGACGAGTTTCTTGGGGCTATTTGTCTGACAATCCTCGTATCCGTACTTCTCACATCATTGTTTCAACCATGCTTATTACTGGTACAATATCGCAAATGACTCGCCTCCTACATTCGTTTTGGAGTTTCTGTTTATTTATTATACTGTATGGATTGTTTGCGGGATCTCCATTTGCACTTTTCTCTCATATGACGATCCAAATAGTCGGGATCGAGAAATTTCCAACTGCGTATGCATTTTTGATTTTAGCTCAAACATGCACCTTTGCAACGACCATTCCATTTGCAG GATATCTTAGAGATATGACTGGAAGCTATTTTGCTCCTTGCCATTATATCGGAACCAATGCCCTCCTATCGGCTCTGCTGTTTTTATTGGAACCTTTGGCACAAAGAAGGGATTCTGAGATCAGGATCAAGCTAGAATCCACGATATCTCACAATGGTAACAAGACAATCGATAAACAAACGACTAACACCAAGAACTAA
- the LOC125659169 gene encoding monocarboxylate transporter 5-like isoform X2 has product MDTDSLGNPVDRGWSWVILGALPVLSIGINFWSSRCLCLIGAILCTSAYALSAFAMSVEFLIFTLSIVFGCGSGFLFPPMLVILGKYFKKRRGFANGLTMAGACLGGLAYPLFIRFCIDEYGVRGALFLVAGVYMHILIAASLLTPPEQYRAKKTGNLPERETLLHSPIVKNTDNLKFIKETGIISTSLPNIRATQEPVKKRRTVTISEDEHVSTSKEHKTASFSQYLSNISLMSISSVDLRFKKSAKNVNNKSMKWYDYIKNMDFSVLKQTEFTLFLVSFCFSVIPAIFYVYLPAFARERGITDREILILVCLAGFMDFLGRVSWGYLSDNPRIRTSHIIVSTMLITGTISQMTRLLHSFWSFCLFIILYGLFAGSPFALFSHMTIQIVGIEKFPTAYAFLILAQTCTFATTIPFAGYLRDMTGSYFAPCHYIGTNALLSALLFLLEPLAQRRDSEIRIKLESTISHNGNKTIDKQTTNTKN; this is encoded by the exons ATGGACACAGATAGTCTTGGAAATCCAGTGGATCGAGGCTGGTCCTGGGTGATTTTAGGAG CCCTTCCTGTTTTATCCATAGGAATAAACTTCTGGTCTTCGCGGTGTCTCTGTCTGATTGGCGCCATTCTTTGTACGTCTGCCTATGCTTTAAGTGCGTTCGCGATGAGCGTGGAATTCCTCATCTTCACTCTCAGCATTGTCTTTG GTTGTGGTTCAGGATTCCTGTTTCCGCCAATGTTAGTGATTCttgggaaatattttaaaaagaggCGAGGATTTGCAAATGGTCTGACTATGGCGGGGGCATGTCTAGGAGGATTGGCGTATCCATTGTTTATACGGTTCTGCATAGACGAGTATGGGGTCCGAGGGGCACTGTTTTTAGTGGCTGGCGTGtatatgcatatattgattGCTGCAAGCCTACTTACTCCTCCAGAACAATATAGAGCGAAGAAAACTGGCAATCTTCCTGAAAGGGAAACTCTTCTACATTCACCAATAGTTAAGAACACAGACAACCTAAAGTTTATAAAAGAGACAGGCATCATTTCGACGTCACTTCCTAATATTCGAGCAACCCAAGAACCAGTCAAAAAGAGACGAACGGTGACAATTTCAGAGGATGAACATGTGTCAACGTCGAAAGAACACAAAACTGCTTCTTTTTCTCAATATCTTAGTAACATTAGCTTAATGTCTATATCTTCAGTGGATCTTAGGTTTAAAAAATCAGCGAAAAACGTTAACAACAAAAGCATGAAGTGGTATGACTACATAAAGAATATGGATTTTTCAGTTCTAAAACAAACCGAGTTCACCCTGTTTTTAGTCAGCTTTTGCTTCTCTGTAATCCCCGCCATTTTTTACGTGTACCTACCTGCATTTGCTCGAGAGAGGGGTATCACAGACAGAGAGATTCTTATATTAGTGTGCCTTGCAGGTTTCATGGATTTTTTAGGACGAGTTTCTTGGGGCTATTTGTCTGACAATCCTCGTATCCGTACTTCTCACATCATTGTTTCAACCATGCTTATTACTGGTACAATATCGCAAATGACTCGCCTCCTACATTCGTTTTGGAGTTTCTGTTTATTTATTATACTGTATGGATTGTTTGCGGGATCTCCATTTGCACTTTTCTCTCATATGACGATCCAAATAGTCGGGATCGAGAAATTTCCAACTGCGTATGCATTTTTGATTTTAGCTCAAACATGCACCTTTGCAACGACCATTCCATTTGCAG GATATCTTAGAGATATGACTGGAAGCTATTTTGCTCCTTGCCATTATATCGGAACCAATGCCCTCCTATCGGCTCTGCTGTTTTTATTGGAACCTTTGGCACAAAGAAGGGATTCTGAGATCAGGATCAAGCTAGAATCCACGATATCTCACAATGGTAACAAGACAATCGATAAACAAACGACTAACACCAAGAACTAA
- the LOC130050472 gene encoding craniofacial development protein 2-like, producing MTGESSIPIDVLRPKTTRRVGCWNVRTLYQTGKLAQMVREMEHYKIELLRVSEARWTGSGSKQLASGHQILYSGRTDDHHSKGVAIITTKEVHRSLLEWKPVSERIITARYNSAFAKLTAVVCYAPTDDAEDEEKISFYDSQQKVVDDTPSHDVLLILGDLNVKVGKCNQGKETIMGQQGIGECNNNRESLCTFCQENDLVIGGTIFMHKDIHKTTWNSPDGHTKNQIVFAQHNQFDHIIINKRWRSSLLDVVAKQGADVGSDHSLVLAKSKLKLRKSRKKDQRPPPINIQKLKDTKTMRSFQLKVQNKFSTLMEHPDEIDMETFNNVLI from the coding sequence ATGACGGGTGAATCATCCATCCCGATAGATGTCCTTCGACCGAAAACAACCCGTAGAGTGGGCTGCTGGAACGTGCGGACCCTCTACCAAACAGGAAAACTAGCACAAATGGTGAGAGAAATGGAGCATTACAAGATCGAGCTCCTAAGAGTTAGTGAAGCCAGATGGACAGGTAGTGGATCAAAACAACTAGCATCAGGACATCAGATACTCTACTCTGGAAGAACCGACGACCATCATAGCAAAGGAGTAGCCATTATTACAACAAAGGAGGTCCACAGAAGTCTTTTAGAATGGAAACCTGTGAGTGAGCGAATAATAACAGCAAGGTACAACTCAGCCTTCGCGAAATTGACTGCTGTGGTTTGCTATGCGCCAACAGATGATGCGGAAGATGAAGAGAAAATATCTTTCTATGACAGCCAGCAAAAGGTAGTAGACGACACACCATCTCATGATGTTCTGCTTATCCTTGGAGACTTAAATGTTAAAGTTGGAAAATGCAACCAAGGTAAAGAAACCATCATGGGCCAGCAAGGAATAGGAGAATGTAACAACAACAGAGAGAGTCTATGCACTTTCTGCCAAGAAAACGACCTAGTAATTGGTGGAACTATATTCATGCACAAAGACATCCATAAGACAACATGGAACTCACCAGATGGTCATACAAAGAACCAAATTGTCTTCGCTCAACATAACCAATTTGACCATATTATCATCAACAAGAGATGGAGAAGTAGTCTTCTCGATGTGGTTGCAAAACAAGGGGCTGATGTGGGAAGTGACCACTCTCTAGTACTGGCAAAAAGCAAGTTAAAACTGAGGAAATCAAGGAAAAAAGATCAAAGACCACCTCCAATCAACATCCAAAAACTTAAAGATACAAAAACCATGAGATCTTTTCAATTAAAAGTCCAAAACAAGTTTTCAACACTCATGGAACATCCTGATGAAATCGATATGGAAACTTTTAACAACGTATTGATATAA